From the Porites lutea chromosome 5, jaPorLute2.1, whole genome shotgun sequence genome, the window TCGCTTGTTGTTAAGAACAAGATATTTTTAGTCTGCAATTCGAAATACCTGTTAGGGCAAGAACAAGAACTGTGCCATCACAGACGGGGCAAAAGATTTAAAACAAGTGTTTTCATTTAACCACTGGACCAGTTTCAAAAGTTTCATGCTGAGAAAGTTTGTTTACGTTATCTATTCATGATTATAAGAGTTACAGTAAACAGCAAAAATCACGCTACCGAGTGAAGAGTGCAACATCTGGGACAATGACAAATCATCAAACTTATTGGAAATGATtgagagagaaaacaagaaaatttgtaCTTCGACGGTTTGGATAAGCAATCTCTAGATAATACTCCACGTTGTACTGATCTTCATGCAATGAACTTCACGAGCTAAAGAGTTTAGGAGAGCAGCAAAAAAGTGCCAACTAAACAGTGGTTCTCCTAAAAATAATTCGAGAACATAAGAATagaaatgaataagaaaacCAATTTATGGTTAGAAAAGGAAATGTGGAAAATTTAACAGTTCCTGGTCTTTATTAAATAGTCCTTCAAACAACAAGTCACGCCTACGTCAAAACTTACTCCTTCTCCCTGACTTAACCGAGAGGCAATTTACGCTGCAGAAATTCTATCATGAGGTATAAATCATCCCTCTCGAGTCCAAAACTCCCTACTTCTTATACCACATTAGCAACAACAACCTATAATTTTACATCCATTCTTGCGGAGAAATTGTACATTTTGTGATAGCTAAGATGAGCAAAAAAATGAGGCTGCAGAGCAAAGATACATTATGATTACGTAAGGAACTGTATTCGTGCTACCTCCTAGGTTGAAGTGAATGAATGACAATCTCTTTACAGCAGCCTACGATGCAGGCGTTTTCTTGGGTCACGTGAGTACCAGAATTCCCTCGGGTTGTGGTGCACGTGTCAAAAGGGGCAGCCttttccaagttccaaaaattctcactttcaaaacgaggctaagtgaagaatctttcttgtgaaaatgagtttattttCATGACAataaaaagtcatttttatatcaatggttttgcacttagcctcgctttcaaAGAGAGGCTTGGGGCAACACAGAAATGGCCCATTTActactccccccccccgggggggactcccttcttgggtatgtgccgctgaaaAGTCTTAAACATGGTAtataatttcactatttagcgtCTTGAACAAGGTGTCTTTTTAGACTGGAAGCCTTTCAAAGAGTGCGAATACTTAAGATGAGCGGTCTACATTTGCAATACCAGTAATTTTTTCCTTAATATCTATTTCCTCGATTTTAGTGTGAAAAATGACTTAActcctgtcttaaacagggtcagggtttgaaggctTAGGCGGCACAGATTTACCCAGACTTCCCTTGACTGCTTCTCGGGTTTGGACTGGACTTTTTTATTTAGGGGGGTAATTTttggggggggcggggggaggaaATCCAGAGTCTAGTGCAGTCCAGCCCAGACTCCAGTCTAGGTTTTCCAATCGGCCTCTCTATTGTCCCTAATGATTGAGGTTGAAATCGATCTGATAAAAGCAAGCTATCGGCAGGTATAAACAGGTGATAAAAACAGAATAAGGATTATAAGATAATTCCACTGCAGGAAGCCTATAGAAGATGCATCATCGCAggattaaaatattttcttttcattagcACCACGTAAAATATTTCCTGCTGTTTTAAGTTTCAAGTCTGTTTGAAAGGAGGAAAGGATTTTCACCGTTGGTCTGTTTTTCTccggttttaatttttaatttttttggtagttgggggggggggggggggaaggttgTGGGTCGATTTGTGTCGCTAGCTTGCTGAAACAGACCAAAATGTCATTTGTCCACCTTGAGACCAAAGTATGAGATTTTTTGCGCATTTCAAACTAGACTTTGCAGAACTCAAAACGGACTAATAATTAAATTGGTCGCATGAAACAGGCCTTTAACCTGCTAGACCATTTTCGGTATGTCTTTCGGATGATTTCCGGATTACAGGGCGAGTGCGCGCAAATAATTTACCGAATTCACTCTTTTTTTCCGCAAAGTGTCTTCAGTTCCATTGATTAACCACTGAAATCACCACAGAACGACATTCGAGAGCGAATAGAAAAACTAGCAAAAAAATCTTACTTTCGACGCGAGAGATACGCGATACTGTGAAAGCTATCAGCAATTCTAATTGTTTTGATGACTGGGAACCACATAAAAAATTCCTATCGTCAAAATGCAGAATGTAGTGGGACAATTTCGCATCTGAAGCCCTTAACTGATCCAGCGCCTATTTCTCGAATGTCACTTTTCAGGAACATGCATTAGTTTTTAAGACCTTTAGGAGCTGCGAGGAATGTACGTTCGCTGGATATAGTTATTtactataattaaaaaaaattcttgctgtGTTTGATTATATCCAAAGTGCAGTGACACAATTTCACCGTTTTGGAGCTCTTATAGTTTAGCCTAGAGGTAGTGACCACGACTCGACACAGCAAAATCACATAGTAAGGAAAAGCGTAGTTTCCGAGTTACCGTGGTTTTTTTTCAGCTGATGCGGCCTGCTTTATTGTTGTTAGCCCGAATTTCTTGGTTCTCTTGCGCGGTTTTTAAATTTCCCTCTCAAACAGCCGTGACGACAAATCTTTCAACAAACTGGTAAAGTATATTCATTGTCCCTATACATAGCTAAAAGCGAGCGGTGTGAGGCATAGATTCTTTTACCATGACAGAGAATACAACACACATGACATTGAGTATGTTCATCCCCCATAAGTTTCAGTGGTCGAACAACTTGAGGACAATTTAAACACTGTTTCCACGGCTAAagtagaaccccggtaactcaAACTCTGAAGAGAAACGAAAgtcagttcgagttagcgagggttcgattTATCGAGGTCGATTGAAAAATTCAATTTGCCATGTTACAAATTGAGAGTAGTTAGTGATTTTTCAGCCCTTCAGTGTATAGTGTAGTAAAAATTTAACTTATTTCGTAAGGCATTTTTTATGATAAGAGGTGATCCGTTTTTTGCACCAATTAAAATCAGATTGCTGTAGTGTTGACGAGTGTTGGCAGCTAATGGATGGCATTCGAGTGGAGTTGCACAAAATTCGAGTTGTTGacgtaaatttcagtgaatttttGATGTGAAAGggaatttagttcgagttagcggagTAAAACTGACTGaaaagtggggtgaaatccaagggaaatgggacttagttcgagttagcggggaattctaGTTATCGAGGCTCCACTTTAGTGTTTGATGTACAGTCTATTACGTCACAAAGTCCCAGATCCCACTTTAAACAGTTTGGTAAAGACAGTCCACGTCTCTCAGCTTAGGCTCAGGCTAGGTATGTGTATCATAAATGATCCACTCTCCTACTTGTGGTAGATGGCAGTTGAGCTCTCCTCCTGAATTGGCGCATGCGTTACGCAGCGAATTCCAAAACCTCTCCAAGACTGAGAACAAGTCGCTTCATGTCGTCGTCAGACGCCCAGTCAAGACCACTACCGACGATGACCCcctgaaaaacaaacatcaagTAAATGACGCCGCTCCCTACATAGGAGAATCATAATTTTAAAGGACATGAACCCCTTAACAGAACCTGCTGTCGGCGACATCATTGTTGAGAAATTGTCCTCAAATGgggtaacttcggagaacaaaacaatccacaccccACGTctcctccattcaaagttggggtatttgttgttttctacaggaAGCTCGAACAGCGGCATAACATTGCGTGGAGGGAGTGGTGGAgagaaagcttcattttcccCTCTGTAGGTTGGAAGAGGTCAGAGAGGCTTTTTAGGGCAAAGTGTCGACAAGTGTAGTTGAGGCCGGtactgccatttttttttttttgtacgacCAGGTCACCATTTTATCGGGAGAAATCAAAAATCAGGTCTAAGTGTGTCAGCCATTCATTACTGTGACTTTTAACTCCTCATTTTAAGCAGATGTACTCTGCAGATCTTCAGCTTGGAATTTAATCTCTATCTAACTACAGTAAGGATATTTCCGGATACTGGGAATAGTTTAGTCGAATATTGTCCGATGACCGACGGTTATCTGCTGCTCTCTCAGAGGGGGTCATTCGAGTATAGGAGAGTTTATCACTGATGACTATTTCCGTCCTGTTAAAGAACTCTATCCTTACCAGACGGTAGTTCAATCTTCTCCAGATAAAACCTTTTAGACTAATCTCTTTTGAAGAGAGGCAACTCGGTTGCCTCTATGTATAAAAATTATCTGATTACCGTTATAACTTTTCAAATTGTATGCTTATTGCAATGCATAACCGTGTGCGGGGGACAAGAGGAGCCTGCAACTCTAACTAACCTCCAGGTTGCTATTACGCATGCCCGGCATGTATAAAGCCAGCTTCGTTGGACTTCCACCAAGAATAAATGGAACGCACAGGACGCAATCTGCACGCGATCACGCCTGCTTTGACCATCTATCACGTAAACCTTACACAAAGCAAAGCGTTGGTGTAAGGAGGGGTACAAGAGcgttttaaaggggctgtgtcacggcagtccagttcattttgtttaattttgccaattactcgctcTCAATCGCTATGAAACttaaagttttcaaagaaattaaatgtaaatgacaaaatcagagatccgagacaaacaaatatgtctcctgagcattatttttgaagttgcaagtagcagggatcaactttgcaaaactgttaggctgaacagttttcaaaaaccctaatttcaatccgtttcaatcgtcttcagttttgcccatccgtggcatctgttgtttctgttatgttattttaaccttcctttaaagttttaagcagttattttttatgtttctcttaatttagtatatcccatctgggactcggaatttttttttccgggtCCTCCtcaaaattaatatcatgttctcttaatttaacaggcattttgtaatttcctaatttggctgaatttcgtgacacagcccctttaaccttcgatcgttgtcgccctcactccgtaacctttggttattaccaCTTAAAATATGTTGCTGTTTTTAGAGCCGAACCTTTCAGGGTTCGCACAGATCTTTGGATGCAAAATTGAAGactttttcccgacttttttaAAACGATAATTTCATTTTCCGGAAACAAAATGCGGGAACAGGGCTTTTCACAggatgataccagtttcagcactgaagcacacgtaccacCTCCGCGGTATggcacaaccatatcaccccgTCAGTGGCAGTCATGGACAACTGCTTCGTCCTCATCAGGACTCATCGGCATGGCATAGCCCCAGGCGAGAGGTCTCACTTGCGATAATCGACTCCGCTGTTTACTGCCGAGGCGACTACAAAACCACTCCGTTACGCGCCCGCTCCACCGTAGACAAGTGGTAGCTGTTGGTTGGGAACCGCTAAACAGTTCTCCTATGGCATGCGTATGGAGATGGGATACACTAGAAATGTACAATAACCATCGTGCAATGCGAAGATGAGACAGTTCTGAACAATAGTCCATTTCCAAATTGCTTTAAGCCTCTGTTGCAAAGTTCTTACGCAAATAAAAGtcgttttaacaacaaaaaattttcacttAGTTTCGTTTTTCaaactcggaaatggtctaTTGAATTATTTGGCTGTGGAGGAGCAACTAAGCACTTGCtgcagttttgaaaaaaaaaaaacttctttcattttaattttccacaCTTTTTCCCGGTTTGAAAACTGCAAGTTttaagactttttccagaattcaagactcgGTCCAAACCCTGACCTTCGGAAAGCAACTTACAGGAAACCTCTTACTGTTCTTACCTGGAAAACATTTCTTACGATATCTATCTTTTCTACTTTCGTGGCTATTTGCTGTTTCAACCTGGAAAAGAGAGAGGTCTAAGTTACAAAATTACTGCAGAGTTAAGACGAGAATGCTGTATTCcactaaatttttcaaagactcAATAATATGGAATAGTCTGCCCTCTTTAAGAACGTCTGAATTTGGGTAAAGAAGTAGGCCTGCAGTGgaggatccagaccttgagataattaggtggggggggagggggggggggagccggtcttaaaaataattttttgggcccttcgggcctcagatTGGTCTGACAAGAAGGGGGggcgggccccccgggcccctcccctggatccgacACTGGCCTGAACGGAGAACTTTTGTTCGTGCACTGGGAGTGTGACACGGGACACCGAAAGGACTGGTgaagatgataatgatgacgacgaGTATTTGCACCCTATTATTACGGACACTTAAGGTACAGAACCTACATGTCCGCTTAACAAATGTACCCGTATTTATACCACTGAATTTGTGAAAGGAAACTATTCGTATTGTAAAGGTATCCATGAAACGGATTAATTGGAAGTTCAAAGGCATCAGCCGAACCAATCGAATTTATTTCATTACCCTTTCAGAGCTTTGAGATAGAGATAGCAGGGTTCTTGAACACATCATTGCCTTAAACTCCTTGCCACTCGACcaatttttacatttaaaaaacatcTCCGAGGTGGCCATTATAAAGATCAAGGCTGCACCATTGCTTTCCTCCGTTCCTTCTCGCAACCCTCTACTTTAACCTGTAGCCTGATTTTCGGACTTATCGGAACCCAAAGAAAGTTGTGTTTTGACTTAAACCGACCAAATGGCTGCAATTCTCGGCAGCGCAGTTTTCAAACGAATCCAAGCTAAACTGCAAATTTATGGCAAGAGTGAAAAAAGTTCTGCTTACTACttactagggagcttaagcaaagacgatggcgagggcaacgagaacggcaaaaacaaTGGGTCAGTTATTTAAATGAAGTCTATTTTAGGCCACCGTTCagcaaatctttggacctccagatctcttccatAGTAGgatattatttttaagaaaataagtgcttttcCAGTCTACACCTTATGCTTTCATGAAATTTTTCACGATAAATAGTGTtaagataaaagcgttgggcaaactgaaaatggcttagaacccgattttgttaaacactggctaaactccgtttaaataactggcccagTAGGTTtcaattagcaaaacaacaacttcgcacgtgcatcccTCTTTTTGTGCATTTCATTGCTTTGCCGTCAttgtacgactacgacgtaaaagtGCCTTATTTCACGTTTTTAGGAGGATgtgaacaaaaaatattttcctatttttttcctgaacttcCAATACAGTCgtttagaattcaacttcaggaaAAAGTAGCcaatatttgacgaattgaacgagatggaataagcgggataaagtttgaagcagcgcgagtTCACTTATTGAGTGACGTTTTCGAAAAACGTCGTCTCTTTCAGAgcttaactttaatttttggacCAACATGTcaatgtttttttgttattatctCTATCCAACTCCTacttacttttgaatttgtgCGTTGTCCGTGCTACAGGAAGAGGCCTTTTCTTGATCTTCCTTTAAACTCTGCGAAACAAGAAAGGGATAGCATTGTACCTCTTATCATACGTTCAACTGACAAAAACATATTCAATTATACCAGGTTTAACAGAAAACCCAGTGAAAGACTGGCTTTTAAGCAGCTATCTCCAGACCAAGTGCTTTCATTTGTGCGTAGTCAAAATAATTGTAATAACTATAATAACAAAGAGTAGCTTTTTATGGGAAAGGGTTTTAAAGCATGCTTCACTTTAAAACAGGTTTTAGAAAGTCTTGTGCGTCTTTTCAGAGCAGCTTCTTAACTCACGTTCAGTGGGGAAGGATTCCTTCACATTAAGTAGCCAAAACACTTCGAAACTAGCCTAACAGAGCGAGTTTCGTTTGATCTTGAAATCATTAAGCacgatcaaaacaaaacaacaaacgaacaagAGTAAaagaatttgattggtttaACGATGAAACACAAACGGGCGCGAGTCAGAGATCCAACGGGGGAATAAAGACAATGGAAACATCACTAGGCTCCTAAAAGTGGGTGTGGTCGTTTACGAAAAGTTCCCACTAAGAGGCCCTTAGACCAATagggaaatttttttgcttATGGGAGGTAGCCGTACATGAACGTTAGACTACGATTTAGTTACAGTTTTTTCCtctaaaagttgtttttatgaCACACTCACCTGCAAAGATTTCATAAGCCCtctgttctctttctttttctctgaaaacaaaaggaTGATGAAATCAGTTACTGGAACTATCACCGATTTATTTCAACGGCAGTAAATAGCTTTAGCACTGAACCCACTCCAGCGACAGCAACCGGGAGAACGACAAAAAGCAATAGAGTTAGATCCTATGCACAATACGCCGGATAAATATGAAAATGTAACGCGATTCTCTCGTTTAGACCCAGAGTTCATGCCACTAAATCCAGATAAACTGTCCACCGAAAACGGACCTTTTCTAAAAGTAAAACGCTCTTCAAAGAGGATACATTTCAAAACTTTACAGTACTGCTTTATAATGTGGACGTGAAGTTTTGACAATGCTGACGCGTGTCAGAGAGTTTTGCTGTTTAGCCAGTGATCAACAAAACCGTGTTCATCAGTTTTAATTTGCCCAACGATTATATCTAAACatcatttattgtgaacagttttatgaaagcatatagagaagactagaaaagcatttatctgtTTAAAACAATCCAGAAGTGATCTGGAGGTTCAAAGATTCGTTAAACCGCggcttaagttagacttcgtttaaatatttggccctTAGTACCTAAAGTTACTCACTATAACTTCTTAAGTTACTCACCATAACTTTGTTGCCTAACTTTGTCTAACACAGTTTGAGCTTCTAACAAAGCCTAAGGGAAAATTGTAATATGATCAATAAGATGCTGCCGATCATGCATGTTTTTAGTATATCTAATTTAAGCCGAATTATCACCAGCACGACTGTGTACAAAGAAACCTTTGTACAAGGTAAGATGAAAATTCGCTGTTGCCCCCTTTTCTCTCACTCAATGACATTTACTTTAGCGAAGCCTGTGCCAAGCTCTCGGATAGTGGAAACACTGACgagaaaataaaacagcaaagcGAAAACAAGACATGCACAGGGACGGGGGCAGAGGTGGGAAAAGAAGATCCCCATACAGCTGGACTGCATCAGGATATGACGTTTTTATCTCTTGTTAATAGCGAAGTAGAGGGTACTGAGCAAAAGAACTTCTGTATGGGAGCCTATTATCCAGTCCCTGCTCCATATTTGGTGGTAGTAGTTAACCTCGAGATACAAAGGGTGCATGTACATTCATGCAGCATGACTGTTCTGAACGTTCTCAATCAACTTTATCTAAGAAATAAAGCTTACCTCATGTTCTATCAGAATGTCTGTGctgagtttattttgtttttcacacaGCCTGGCAAAAGCACTGAAAAAAGGTGACATTCACTCAATAACATAAGAGCAGACCAGTCATCTTAGTCTGGACTCAGTTTTGTTCTGTCCAACCAAAAACAATGCACTGATTTTGCATTGCATTTCATTTCTTTGCATGCAAGCTCAAGGTGCCAGTTATGCGATGCACGTATGATGCATGCAGTATTAAGGGAAAAGGCGTGTATAACAAGTACAGTAACTAGTACAATGCGAATTAATGACTGATTTTCACACAGTTCATGTTTCATTCGTCATACTAATAAAAAGCTCCTCTAAGCCTTACTTCATTTCTTCAATATGTTCTTCTGTTGGAGATTCTGTTACGACATCTGGAAACAGTTTTTTGATCAGCTGATCACCACACAAAAGCCtgcaggaaaaaaatacatgcATAGGTATATTCATATTGGATGTGCTACACTCTTAACTGCATGCAATAACTTACTTGAATACAAGCTGGATTTTTCCTAACTGCTTTTATGTACATGTCAAATATGTAAATCAGTACCTGGATAATTAGGTTTAAGTAAAGAATGAACACTGGTAATGGTATttgtttgtatgagaatgaggggggggggggggggtggagagCAAGAGAGGAGTGGGTTAGGACTCTGACTATTTACCACTTGATGTTATAGAGAGGTGTGAAGTTGTACTTCAGGCATCATTGTCCTAAGTACATGAAGCACACAGTAATACTGCAACTCTTTTTTGCAAGCTTTCCTTTATGGTATGGCAAAGTTCAttggttaataattaaccaatgATACGTAGTTGAGCATGACATAATCAACATTTCATTGTTTATTTATGTGGCTTCCTTGAATTAAGGATTGacaaaacagttttaaataGCATGTTCTTTTTCAGCTGTAAGTCAAGCCTGCCACACAAGAATATGCACAGGTACAAAACTTGGACTGGATCAAGTCATTTATATAtagtaaaaacaataattattcattgCTCTCTAGTAAGTGGGTCACTTAGGTAATATGAGTCCTAGTTCTGTATCTGCCAAAAGAAAATGCAGATTACAAAGGGTGTACTTCTTACATGTAGGAGATGCTACATTGACAATTTATGCATGAAATTTAACCaaatgattttcatttattattataacataacaataaGTTACTGAAGACAAGAGGCAACACGTATTTACAACATTTAGTAAAGGCAGAGTTAAGCAATACTGTAGCAGCAGGGTAAAGGCAGGAAAAAAATTGCTATAAGATTTCATTTTTAACTTGTTAAGACAATCACAGATTCATAAAACCAACCTGTCCAGAACAAGCTTCTTATAGGACCGTGCTGTGGACAGAGAATAGAGCTGATCTTGTAGCTTGGATATCCTAATTCAGCAAAAAATACAGTgatgtgattaaaaaaaatagtcagTCAACAAGAGAAAAGTGACAGTAGAGAATTCAATAAAATTCAACTAAAATACTGGTATATATCAAAAAAATTACTCATGATCATTGATCATGTTAATTGCGGGCAACAAGAGAAGCCCGCAATcataatctccaggttgttattacacaTGTGTCGCATGTATGTAGTCAGCATTTGTTTGggcttccactaagaatgaatggaatgcacagaatgcAGTTTGATCACGTGCATTTTGACCTTCTACCACTTGTAATCTGATCACACGCATTTTGCCATCTGTCACAAGACACCTACACAAAGCACTCACTGATTGGAGCAAAAGCATTTGACCTTACATGTAGATTGTTGTCGCCTGCACTCTGTAACcattggttattactagtaataCATGTATTCTTTCCTCAAGGACAAGTGAATACAAGAATAATTTCCTGAGTGCAAATGATGATTGACCTTGGAACAGACAGTTTTGCCTATAGATCCTCATACAGACTTCAGGAGCCGTAATAGCTGCCTGAAGTATGACATTGACCAAGTGTCGGTGACTTGTCGGTGATCTGTTGACAAAGTAACGACTGACTATTAAAAAACTGACTGTCAACCGATAGACTGTGGTGACTAACTACCGGTGACACTCAACCGAGACTCATCCAAGACTCAACTAATACTTGACCGATATAGGAACCAACATGTTGACTGAGATTTGGGCTAGCACATTGGTTGACATCCCCTATAATGCAGCACATGATCTCAATAAGGTACACTGTGAATCCACAAAGGAGGCCCACAATGGCAGCACATATAAAATGGATAATAGTCAGCCtcttcaataaaggttgctatGAGCATTGGTAATTGTGCACCAGGAATCTgttgtttggtggtcactcaagcaaatcattgcattgttttattgtttggtGGTCAGTCAAAGAAATCATGACATCGTTTTGtatgcccaaatgcccaatGACAAATtgccaaagcaacctttattgaataaTGTATATACTAACCTTTCATAAAGATCTGATTGAGTAGATTCATTAGAAGATGGCTGCAGGTCCTCTCGCTGTTGAAGGCGCCCTACAAATCACATAATATGACATGTTAACCTGAAGCCTGTAAGATTCCTTTCAGCTTGTAACATGTGTTTGGGATTTACATACAGGAAGTTCACCAAGTCacataaaaaaaagacacaCCCACTAGTGTACTGTGCAATGCAGAGTGTTTGAGGCAGTTTGATTGGACAACATGGTTCTGCTAATGTATGCTTAATAAGAAATTGCCACCAGTTTGTTTAAGTGATGGGCAGTTTGGTTGGCCCTTTAAAATGTAGGAAGTTTAACCTGAGACCAGGCGCCTCAGTGGGAAACAGAGTGAATAACAAGGCAAGTGGTAATAAAAAAGTGAACTGAGTAGGGGATTTGCTTGCTGATTtttttgcactgttcagctgttttTCCTCAAGGTCCTGGTTTCAAACCATACCGATGCATCACTGTAACT encodes:
- the LOC140937465 gene encoding centromere protein H-like, which encodes MAANSAVEVIEPNMQDEILETTSPIASGRLTLSDTNVAEQAEITNEIVDEVEDAEIDSLLELKKCKEWLLQQKINQQSELLVRRLQQREDLQPSSNESTQSDLYERISKLQDQLYSLSTARSYKKLVLDRLLCGDQLIKKLFPDVVTESPTEEHIEEMNAFARLCEKQNKLSTDILIEHEALLEAQTVLDKVRQQSYEKKKENRGLMKSLQSLKEDQEKASSCSTDNAQIQKLKQQIATKVEKIDIVRNVFQGVIVGSGLDWASDDDMKRLVLSLGEVLEFAA